From Chryseobacterium shandongense, the proteins below share one genomic window:
- a CDS encoding WG repeat-containing protein, which produces MKKLIFVLFSSVCLGQTDQYKQILLTKKLGKEVRSYTKGYGTISDAKTGTSGIVDSLGNITFTYPFKSEISRIWKDRFILKVKSGNSIGKTALIDEKGTELIPLDNFRFRTWENKDRLIYTKQGKESVYDFNGKQIIPFYEKIEFGSENRFFVKKNGVWMIYDFDGKQISDRTFETDLRFYKGRTYISKSEKSGEIIDNNGKTITTISDHSVDNINAFPFLVTFDAVKNRYGIIDDKENVIADEIYEQAFVGREHIYLTKDDKVSIFSKKEGKVYNLDYHYVNPIFNGLFKTSQDQNNPKAAVVRLTGEIIFPKEYDRVEGLTIAGEKYIYLRKNDEESIVDKNFKNVLKEGYEIEKIFPNTIIVSKDNIYYKFSPKDGQYIELKGFKEIKQQEMYPMLIGKNIDNYYGVLNENGKVVVPFAYDDIITFSGANEFVVKKGNKFGVSNHKNEPLAEIVFDRYTQEKKGLKLIKGKDLQFIYFTEQNEKDFIE; this is translated from the coding sequence TTGAAAAAACTAATTTTCGTGCTGTTTTCGTCGGTTTGCCTCGGACAGACGGATCAGTACAAGCAGATACTTTTAACAAAAAAACTGGGCAAAGAGGTGCGTTCCTATACAAAAGGCTACGGAACGATCAGCGATGCCAAAACCGGAACTTCCGGAATCGTAGATTCTTTAGGCAACATTACTTTTACTTACCCTTTCAAAAGCGAAATTTCAAGGATTTGGAAAGACAGATTTATTCTCAAAGTTAAATCCGGGAATTCCATAGGAAAAACTGCTCTTATAGATGAAAAAGGAACCGAACTTATTCCTCTTGACAACTTCAGGTTCAGAACATGGGAAAATAAAGACCGCCTCATCTACACAAAGCAAGGAAAAGAATCTGTTTATGACTTTAACGGGAAACAGATTATTCCTTTTTACGAGAAAATAGAATTTGGGAGCGAAAACAGATTCTTTGTTAAAAAAAACGGAGTCTGGATGATTTATGATTTCGATGGTAAACAGATTTCAGACAGAACCTTTGAAACCGATCTTCGTTTCTATAAAGGACGTACTTATATTTCTAAAAGTGAAAAATCCGGTGAAATTATTGATAATAACGGCAAAACAATAACTACAATTTCTGATCATAGCGTAGACAATATCAATGCATTTCCTTTTCTTGTAACCTTTGATGCCGTAAAAAACCGATACGGAATTATTGATGATAAGGAGAACGTAATTGCTGATGAAATTTATGAGCAGGCTTTTGTGGGAAGAGAGCATATTTACCTTACCAAGGATGATAAAGTAAGTATATTTTCAAAGAAGGAGGGAAAGGTCTATAATCTTGATTATCATTATGTAAACCCAATTTTTAACGGCTTGTTTAAAACATCTCAGGATCAGAACAATCCTAAAGCTGCTGTGGTTCGTTTAACGGGCGAGATCATTTTTCCTAAAGAATACGACAGAGTGGAAGGACTTACCATTGCCGGAGAAAAATACATTTATCTGCGAAAGAATGATGAGGAAAGCATTGTAGATAAAAATTTTAAAAATGTTCTGAAGGAAGGCTACGAAATTGAAAAAATATTCCCAAATACCATTATTGTAAGTAAGGATAATATCTACTACAAATTTTCGCCGAAAGACGGACAGTACATAGAACTGAAAGGTTTTAAAGAGATTAAACAACAGGAAATGTATCCTATGCTGATAGGTAAAAATATCGACAATTATTATGGAGTACTCAATGAGAATGGTAAAGTGGTTGTTCCTTTTGCTTATGATGATATTATTACCTTTTCAGGAGCTAATGAGTTTGTGGTAAAAAAAGGCAACAAATTTGGGGTCTCCAATCATAAAAATGAACCTTTGGCAGAAATTGTTTTTGACAGATATACTCAGGAGAAAAAAGGGCTGAAACTCATTAAAGGAAAAGATTTACAGTTTATTTATTTTACTGAACAAAATGAAAAAGATTTTATCGAATAA
- the fabG gene encoding 3-oxoacyl-[acyl-carrier-protein] reductase, with translation MKLLEGKVALITGATRGIGKGIAEMYAQQGAKIAFTYAGSVDKAKELEATLSSVTQIKGYQSDASDFDAAQTLVDEVLKEFGKIDILINNAGITKDNLLLRMSKEDWDMVIKVNLDSVFNLTKAVIKPMMKAKEGSIINMTSVVGISGNAGQANYAASKAGVIGFTKSVALELGSRNIRCNAIAPGFIQTEMTDALDDKAKDKWNEAIPMKKLGQTKDIANACVFLGSEMASYITGQTLNVDGGLLT, from the coding sequence ATGAAACTATTAGAAGGAAAAGTAGCGCTAATTACGGGAGCTACAAGAGGAATCGGAAAAGGAATCGCAGAAATGTACGCCCAACAGGGAGCAAAAATCGCTTTTACTTATGCCGGATCTGTTGATAAAGCTAAAGAATTAGAAGCCACTTTAAGTTCTGTAACTCAAATTAAAGGATACCAGTCTGATGCATCAGATTTTGATGCGGCTCAAACTTTAGTAGACGAAGTTCTAAAAGAATTTGGAAAAATTGATATCCTCATCAATAATGCCGGGATTACAAAAGACAATTTGCTGCTAAGAATGTCTAAAGAAGATTGGGATATGGTAATTAAAGTAAACCTGGATTCCGTATTCAATCTTACGAAAGCGGTTATCAAGCCGATGATGAAAGCGAAGGAAGGATCTATTATCAATATGACTTCTGTAGTTGGGATCAGTGGAAATGCAGGACAGGCAAACTATGCAGCGTCAAAAGCCGGAGTTATCGGATTCACAAAGTCTGTTGCCCTTGAATTAGGTTCAAGAAATATCCGTTGCAATGCAATCGCTCCGGGCTTTATTCAGACTGAAATGACAGATGCTCTTGATGATAAGGCCAAAGACAAATGGAACGAAGCGATCCCTATGAAAAAACTGGGTCAGACAAAAGATATTGCAAATGCGTGTGTATTTTTAGGAAGTGAAATGGCATCCTACATTACCGGCCAGACTCTGAATGTAGACGGCGGCTTATTAACGTAA
- the surE gene encoding 5'/3'-nucleotidase SurE — protein MEKPLILVTNDDGITAPGIRNLVSFMNEIGEVIVVAPNSPQSGKGHAITINSTLSYEEVHLEGPQKDFSCSGTPVDCVKMALDKILPRRPDIVVSGINHGANSSINVIYSGTMSAAVEAGVENLPAIGFSLLDFSWEADFTQAKEYIQNIVKKILEDPMPKGVVLNVNIPKLSKEEIKGVKVCKQAHAKWEESFDERINPHGKKYYWLTGYFNNMDESEDADETALANGYISIVPVKFDLTAYEYMNTLSEVMKFD, from the coding sequence ATGGAAAAACCACTTATTCTGGTTACTAATGACGACGGAATTACAGCACCTGGTATCAGAAATCTTGTAAGTTTTATGAATGAAATCGGAGAAGTAATTGTGGTAGCGCCCAACTCTCCACAAAGCGGTAAAGGGCATGCCATTACCATCAATTCAACCCTAAGTTATGAAGAGGTACATCTGGAAGGCCCGCAAAAAGATTTTTCCTGCAGCGGAACTCCTGTAGACTGTGTCAAGATGGCTCTTGATAAAATATTGCCGAGAAGACCGGATATTGTAGTTTCAGGTATTAATCACGGGGCAAATTCTTCCATTAATGTTATCTATTCCGGGACGATGTCTGCCGCAGTGGAAGCTGGTGTGGAAAATCTTCCGGCCATCGGGTTTTCATTGCTTGATTTCAGCTGGGAAGCCGATTTTACTCAGGCAAAAGAATATATTCAGAATATTGTTAAAAAAATACTGGAAGATCCAATGCCAAAAGGTGTCGTTTTGAATGTGAACATCCCGAAACTTTCAAAAGAAGAAATTAAAGGCGTAAAAGTATGCAAGCAGGCTCATGCCAAGTGGGAAGAAAGCTTTGACGAAAGGATAAATCCCCACGGAAAAAAATATTACTGGCTTACCGGATATTTCAATAATATGGATGAATCGGAAGATGCTGATGAAACCGCTCTGGCGAATGGATACATTTCCATTGTTCCTGTAAAATTTGATCTGACGGCGTATGAGTACATGAATACGCTGAGTGAAGTGATGAAGTTTGATTAA
- a CDS encoding radical SAM protein — protein MPVRNYTYYDYTISLCPECLKRVGAKIIIEDEAVFMTKRCPDHGFFKTKIASDIQYYKNIRNYNKASEIPVHFGTDVEYGCPYDCGLCVDHEQHSCLSIVEVTDRCNLTCPTCYAMSSPHYGSHRSLEEIEAMFDIIVKNEGEPDVVQISGGEPTIHPEFFKIMDIAKSKPIKHLMLNTNGVRIANDPGFAEKLATYAPEFEIYLQFDSFKPEVLEDFRGKDLTDVRMKALEKLNALNLSTTLVIVLQKGKNIDEIGKIIDFALKQKCVRGITFQPVEIAGRNRDDSAHEKITLTEVRQEILNQFPLLNSDDIIPVPCNPDALAMGYILKLEGETIPLTRYINPADLLNNETRNTIVYEQDTGLQMQLLDIFSTGISVDRVKPKVNQLLCCLPDVSAPNLDYDNLFRIIIMNFMDAHDFDVRAVKKSCVHIVNKDLKLIPFETMNLFYRDDKKKYLEELRKEDRVLF, from the coding sequence ATGCCAGTAAGAAACTATACCTATTACGACTATACCATCAGTCTTTGTCCGGAATGCCTGAAGAGAGTAGGCGCAAAGATTATTATTGAAGATGAAGCGGTTTTTATGACGAAAAGATGCCCGGATCACGGATTTTTCAAAACAAAAATTGCTTCTGATATTCAGTATTATAAAAATATAAGGAATTACAATAAAGCATCAGAAATTCCTGTACATTTTGGAACCGATGTAGAATACGGATGTCCTTATGATTGCGGTTTATGTGTTGATCATGAGCAGCATAGCTGCCTTTCCATCGTGGAAGTAACGGATCGCTGTAACCTCACTTGCCCAACCTGTTACGCCATGTCATCGCCACATTACGGAAGTCACAGAAGTCTGGAAGAGATTGAAGCCATGTTTGATATCATTGTTAAAAATGAAGGCGAACCGGACGTTGTGCAGATCAGTGGAGGAGAACCAACCATTCATCCTGAGTTTTTTAAAATCATGGATATTGCGAAGTCGAAACCGATTAAACACCTAATGCTGAATACCAACGGGGTAAGAATTGCAAATGATCCCGGTTTTGCCGAAAAATTAGCAACGTATGCTCCGGAATTTGAAATTTATCTTCAGTTTGACTCCTTTAAACCGGAAGTTCTTGAAGATTTCAGAGGAAAAGATCTAACGGATGTCCGTATGAAAGCGTTGGAAAAATTAAATGCCTTAAATCTCTCCACAACGCTCGTTATCGTACTTCAAAAAGGAAAAAATATTGATGAAATCGGGAAGATTATTGATTTTGCGTTAAAACAGAAATGTGTCCGCGGAATTACTTTCCAACCGGTAGAAATTGCAGGAAGAAACCGGGATGATTCTGCGCATGAAAAAATTACCTTAACCGAAGTAAGGCAGGAAATATTAAACCAGTTTCCGCTTCTGAATTCGGATGATATTATTCCGGTTCCGTGTAATCCCGATGCTTTGGCGATGGGATATATTCTGAAACTGGAAGGCGAAACGATTCCTTTAACACGCTATATCAATCCTGCTGATTTACTGAATAATGAAACCCGAAATACCATTGTTTACGAACAGGATACCGGATTGCAGATGCAGCTTCTTGATATTTTCAGTACCGGAATTTCTGTAGATAGAGTGAAACCTAAAGTCAACCAGTTATTGTGCTGTCTCCCTGATGTTTCCGCACCCAATCTGGATTATGATAACTTATTCAGAATTATTATTATGAACTTTATGGATGCTCATGATTTTGATGTACGGGCCGTAAAGAAGTCCTGTGTTCATATCGTGAATAAAGACCTGAAGTTAATTCCTTTTGAAACCATGAATCTATTTTATCGGGATGATAAAAAGAAATATCTGGAGGAATTAAGGAAGGAAGATAGAGTTTTGTTTTAA
- a CDS encoding superoxide dismutase family protein produces MKAKTLSLLAAGALFVVSCGTTNTYQVMSKSNTQTGGTAKFTQKGDEVVMKLDVTNLTPGIHAVHIHEKGDCSAADGTSTGGHWNPAKDDHGKWGAEHFHMGDIGNLTADQNGNAMLTFKTDKWCLGCTDESKNIIGKGLIIHASADDFHTQPTGNAGGRVGCVEIK; encoded by the coding sequence ATGAAAGCTAAAACATTATCACTACTGGCAGCCGGTGCTTTGTTTGTGGTTTCCTGCGGAACGACCAATACTTACCAGGTTATGTCTAAAAGCAACACGCAAACTGGCGGAACAGCAAAATTTACCCAAAAGGGGGATGAAGTTGTTATGAAGCTTGATGTAACGAATCTTACTCCGGGAATTCACGCCGTGCATATTCACGAAAAAGGAGATTGTTCTGCAGCGGACGGAACTTCTACGGGAGGACACTGGAATCCTGCCAAAGACGACCACGGAAAATGGGGCGCCGAACATTTCCATATGGGAGATATCGGAAACCTTACCGCTGATCAGAACGGAAATGCCATGCTGACTTTCAAGACCGACAAATGGTGTCTTGGGTGTACAGATGAGTCTAAAAATATTATCGGAAAAGGATTGATCATTCATGCTTCTGCGGATGACTTCCATACGCAGCCTACGGGAAATGCGGGAGGAAGAGTGGGATGTGTGGAGATTAAGTAA
- a CDS encoding GMP reductase: MRIEYDIKLGFKDVMFRPKRSTLKSRSEVDLEREFTFRHTRKKWSGVPVIAANMDTVGTFEMAVELAKDKIVTAIHKHYTPEEWTSFLDSQPESIYQYIALSTGTGKSDEEKIRTILEKHPKIEFLCIDVANGYSQHFVDFVKKARTDFPDKIIIAGNVVTGEMVEELLLVGADIIKVGIGPGSVCTTRIKTGVGYPQLSAIIECADAAHGLKGHIIADGGCKVPGDVAKAFGGGADFVMLGGMFAGHDESGGEIVEENGKKFRLFYGMSSKTAMEKHSGGVAEYRASEGKTVKVPYKGPVSETVKDILGGVRSTCTYVGASTLKELSKRTTFIRVQEQENQIFKD, from the coding sequence ATGAGAATAGAATATGATATAAAACTGGGTTTTAAGGATGTGATGTTTCGTCCGAAACGTTCTACTTTGAAATCCCGTTCGGAAGTTGATCTGGAAAGAGAATTTACCTTCAGACATACTCGGAAAAAATGGAGCGGTGTTCCTGTAATCGCCGCCAATATGGATACGGTAGGAACTTTTGAGATGGCTGTAGAACTTGCAAAAGATAAAATCGTTACCGCAATTCACAAACATTATACTCCGGAAGAATGGACTTCATTTCTGGATTCTCAGCCAGAAAGCATCTATCAGTACATTGCATTAAGTACCGGTACGGGTAAGTCTGATGAAGAAAAGATCCGTACCATCCTCGAAAAGCATCCGAAAATTGAGTTTCTCTGTATTGATGTAGCCAATGGCTATTCGCAGCATTTTGTGGATTTTGTAAAGAAAGCAAGAACCGATTTTCCCGATAAAATTATTATTGCCGGAAATGTCGTTACCGGAGAAATGGTGGAAGAGCTGCTTCTTGTTGGTGCAGATATCATTAAAGTAGGAATCGGACCCGGATCTGTGTGTACCACACGGATAAAAACCGGAGTAGGATATCCGCAGCTTTCAGCAATTATTGAGTGTGCAGATGCTGCCCATGGACTGAAAGGACATATTATTGCAGACGGAGGCTGTAAAGTTCCCGGAGATGTGGCTAAGGCTTTTGGCGGCGGAGCAGATTTCGTGATGTTGGGAGGTATGTTTGCCGGACATGATGAAAGTGGCGGCGAAATCGTTGAAGAAAATGGTAAAAAATTCCGTCTCTTTTATGGAATGAGTTCAAAAACTGCTATGGAAAAGCATTCCGGAGGTGTCGCAGAATACAGGGCTTCGGAAGGCAAGACGGTGAAGGTTCCTTACAAGGGTCCTGTTTCAGAGACGGTAAAGGATATTTTGGGAGGAGTACGGTCTACCTGTACTTATGTAGGCGCTTCAACGCTAAAGGAATTGTCTAAAAGAACTACTTTTATCAGAGTTCAGGAACAGGAAAATCAAATATTTAAGGATTAA
- a CDS encoding carboxy terminal-processing peptidase, which produces MWKNFKLNKFLLLIPLTSLMFCFNSPKNDDEKMQTIMVSVKNTLSYLHYSPKPINDAYSKDVYKQYFELVDPGKRYFLQSDMDEFSKHETKLDDYINLGDLTFYKLTVDRLYQRADEIDKMTQDIFSKPINLQEDESLILEPKLKKAPANKQEMYNEWKKFIKYNILQEIESMNSKEEAQKEKKDSVQKYKLKDTIKYEPIAPDQKIKKATDEVKDLVKETFTRFKKRKKMDWFTVYMNAYTEVFDPHTNYYSPKDKEDFDTNFTGKVIGIGAIIQEKKGNLYLGALTIGAPAWKSKQLSEGDKILKVKSKPKEDAVNVVGMLSDEAVRLIRGEKGTPVTLTVQKKDGSIKDVTMIREEVAIEDTFARSIVINSPNGKKYGFINLPSFNADFENPNGRNASDDIKNEIIKLKQQNIEGIVLDLRNNGGGSLTEVGDIMGLFMDAGPYVQVKDGNGKIQTLKNKQEAPIWTGPLVIMQNELSASASEILAGVMQDYGRAMIIGSPQSFGKGTVQTFVDLNRFLNTEDDFGSLKLTIQKFYRITGESTQRKGIVSDIQMKDFFTYAEIGERYDDYALAWDKIPSTNFQKLNYFNIQALEKASSDRMAKNAKYQLLLESAQWREQLDKEESITLNIDKFNEVTKQRKAQIEKFKSLTKFENGLQFSMYPSEIEREKKDEAFKKKSEIWIKNLKKDLYLQEAMNIIADMNVKS; this is translated from the coding sequence ATGTGGAAAAATTTTAAGCTAAATAAATTTTTACTCCTCATTCCATTAACAAGTCTAATGTTTTGTTTCAACTCGCCTAAAAATGATGATGAAAAGATGCAGACGATAATGGTGAGCGTAAAAAATACACTTTCTTACCTGCACTACAGCCCGAAACCAATTAATGACGCGTATTCTAAAGATGTTTACAAGCAGTACTTCGAATTGGTAGATCCGGGAAAAAGATACTTCCTTCAATCGGATATGGATGAATTCTCCAAGCACGAAACCAAACTTGATGATTATATCAATCTGGGAGATCTTACCTTTTACAAACTTACGGTAGACAGATTATATCAGCGTGCCGACGAAATCGATAAAATGACTCAGGATATTTTCAGCAAACCAATCAACCTTCAGGAAGATGAATCGCTGATCCTTGAACCGAAACTTAAAAAAGCACCTGCAAACAAACAGGAAATGTATAATGAATGGAAAAAATTCATTAAATACAACATTCTTCAGGAGATTGAATCGATGAACAGCAAGGAAGAAGCTCAGAAAGAAAAAAAGGATTCTGTTCAGAAATACAAGCTGAAAGATACGATCAAATACGAACCTATTGCGCCGGATCAGAAGATTAAAAAAGCAACGGATGAGGTGAAAGATCTCGTGAAAGAAACCTTTACGAGATTCAAAAAAAGAAAGAAAATGGACTGGTTCACGGTATATATGAATGCCTATACCGAGGTTTTCGATCCGCATACCAACTATTATTCCCCGAAAGATAAAGAAGATTTCGATACCAATTTTACAGGGAAAGTAATCGGAATCGGAGCCATCATCCAGGAGAAAAAAGGAAACCTTTATCTTGGTGCTTTAACCATCGGTGCACCGGCCTGGAAATCGAAACAGCTTTCGGAAGGAGACAAAATTTTAAAAGTAAAATCTAAACCAAAGGAAGATGCCGTAAACGTGGTAGGAATGCTTTCTGACGAAGCAGTACGATTGATCAGAGGAGAAAAAGGGACACCGGTAACATTAACGGTTCAGAAAAAAGATGGTTCTATTAAGGACGTTACCATGATCCGTGAAGAAGTAGCTATTGAAGATACGTTCGCCAGAAGTATTGTTATCAACTCTCCGAACGGCAAAAAATATGGTTTCATAAATTTGCCAAGCTTCAATGCAGATTTTGAAAATCCAAACGGGAGAAATGCTTCCGATGATATTAAAAATGAGATCATTAAGCTAAAACAGCAGAATATTGAAGGGATTGTTCTTGACTTAAGAAATAACGGAGGAGGTTCTCTTACGGAAGTAGGTGATATTATGGGACTTTTCATGGACGCAGGACCTTATGTGCAGGTAAAAGACGGAAACGGAAAAATTCAGACCTTAAAAAATAAACAGGAAGCGCCGATCTGGACAGGGCCATTAGTAATAATGCAAAATGAGCTTTCCGCTTCCGCTTCTGAGATTCTTGCCGGGGTAATGCAGGATTACGGAAGAGCAATGATTATAGGTTCTCCGCAGTCATTCGGAAAAGGGACGGTTCAGACATTTGTGGATCTTAACAGATTCCTGAATACAGAAGATGATTTTGGATCTTTAAAGCTTACTATCCAGAAGTTTTATAGAATTACCGGGGAATCTACCCAGAGAAAAGGGATCGTTTCCGATATTCAGATGAAGGATTTCTTCACCTATGCTGAAATTGGAGAAAGATATGATGATTATGCATTAGCATGGGATAAAATTCCTTCCACCAACTTTCAAAAACTTAATTATTTCAATATTCAGGCTTTAGAAAAAGCAAGTTCCGACAGAATGGCGAAAAATGCGAAATACCAGTTGTTGCTTGAATCTGCACAATGGAGAGAACAACTGGACAAAGAAGAATCCATTACTTTGAATATTGATAAATTTAATGAGGTTACGAAGCAAAGAAAAGCCCAGATTGAGAAGTTCAAATCATTAACCAAATTTGAAAACGGACTTCAGTTCTCAATGTATCCAAGTGAAATAGAAAGAGAGAAAAAGGATGAAGCTTTCAAAAAGAAATCTGAAATCTGGATCAAAAATCTCAAAAAAGACCTTTACCTTCAGGAAGCGATGAACATTATTGCAGACATGAATGTAAAATCATAA
- a CDS encoding prolipoprotein diacylglyceryl transferase: MDFPVTFHIFGKTILAHPLFEAAGIFTGMRYYFYLKRKSAEKMSFNTSAAVLIGATAGALIGSKLIGNLENPYALFENFSFKRFWTNNTIVGGLAFGLIGVEWAKKIVGHKESTGDLIVFPLILAIIIGRVGCFLTGIYEETYGIPTNSVFGMHLGDQYLRHPVALYEIAFLIVLWIVLKIIKEKNEFPSGFIFQLFMITYFSFRFMLDFIKPKVDLIAGFGTIQLVCIAVIFYYFFKLKSTKVVNSP, from the coding sequence ATGGATTTCCCTGTAACTTTTCACATTTTCGGTAAGACAATCCTTGCACATCCGCTTTTTGAAGCGGCAGGAATTTTCACCGGAATGCGTTATTATTTCTATTTAAAAAGAAAGTCTGCTGAAAAGATGTCTTTCAATACTTCTGCAGCCGTTTTAATAGGAGCAACCGCAGGAGCTTTAATAGGATCAAAACTTATCGGGAATTTAGAAAATCCATATGCTCTTTTTGAAAATTTCAGCTTCAAACGATTTTGGACAAATAATACGATCGTTGGCGGACTGGCCTTTGGATTAATTGGTGTAGAATGGGCAAAAAAAATTGTTGGCCATAAAGAAAGTACAGGCGACCTGATTGTTTTCCCGTTAATTTTAGCAATAATTATCGGAAGAGTAGGCTGCTTTCTGACCGGAATTTATGAAGAAACATATGGTATTCCTACAAATTCCGTTTTTGGAATGCATCTTGGAGATCAGTATCTTAGGCATCCTGTTGCTTTATATGAAATTGCTTTCCTTATTGTTTTATGGATTGTTTTGAAAATAATTAAGGAAAAAAATGAATTCCCTTCAGGATTTATCTTCCAGCTATTTATGATCACTTATTTCAGCTTCAGATTTATGCTGGATTTTATCAAGCCTAAAGTAGATCTTATTGCAGGGTTCGGGACGATACAGTTGGTTTGTATTGCTGTGATTTTTTATTATTTCTTCAAACTTAAATCGACAAAAGTTGTAAATTCACCTTAA